A single region of the Oscillatoria salina IIICB1 genome encodes:
- a CDS encoding mechanosensitive ion channel family protein, which yields MSPLISNGLLILSEIAVLVILFYLLNLTNKSVVKQLLKSQYFSQEQKDNFIKIRQNLSRLFLFAEVVLIIFVLAVDAWLIYQQKDLTKTTFKIISSVPRSFWLNLGLALLKTLGVIFLGYFALKWLHKYLQKASDYVKNKKLIAANDEQIDEFFQVLDRSLINGLRLGIVALCLSFFNLPETIYESLWLVIKLYLIISIGLVIAKTSAAIVNTIDSSGYKLATEAKNAKTVLRFYHNFRSLIPFAQTCLKYAIYIGTAILAFQQVEWLNFLIGYGQAALRIVSIVFVTKIAVKVADLFIEYILLQGDDNEEKYRRSLTFVPLGQNFCNYFIYFWSGFIILRTIDMDPTPVLAGAGIVGLAVGLGAQNVIDDVVNGISILFQNYYIIGDYIQTDDGEGVVAEGIVEAIDLRTTRIRALTGQVYILRNGSINKIVNYSKDYVYAVVEVSVDADANLDRIYAILSEVGKKIKQQNSNVLNATRIDGLENLDSEELLISTSTKVKPGKHIAVQRQLRKMIREALNQADLSSETEVKESDISLPEVKTDKEEKSQSPFSLGKKRD from the coding sequence ATGTCTCCACTAATTAGTAACGGGTTGCTTATTCTTAGTGAGATTGCTGTTTTAGTCATTTTATTTTACCTCCTTAATTTGACTAATAAATCGGTCGTCAAGCAATTGTTGAAATCTCAATATTTCTCCCAGGAACAGAAAGATAATTTCATTAAAATTAGACAAAATTTAAGTCGATTATTTTTATTTGCAGAGGTAGTTTTAATTATTTTCGTCCTAGCTGTAGACGCCTGGCTAATTTACCAACAAAAAGACTTAACCAAAACTACTTTCAAAATTATTAGTTCAGTTCCACGCAGTTTTTGGCTGAATTTAGGTCTGGCTCTCCTGAAAACTTTAGGAGTAATTTTCTTAGGTTATTTTGCCTTAAAATGGCTGCACAAATATTTGCAAAAAGCAAGCGATTATGTAAAAAATAAGAAATTAATTGCAGCCAACGACGAACAAATAGATGAATTTTTTCAGGTTCTCGATCGTAGCTTAATTAACGGTTTGCGGTTAGGTATTGTCGCTTTATGTCTGAGCTTTTTTAACTTGCCCGAAACTATTTATGAAAGTTTATGGTTAGTAATTAAACTGTATTTAATAATTTCCATCGGTTTAGTGATTGCTAAAACTTCAGCCGCGATTGTTAATACAATTGATTCTTCTGGCTATAAACTAGCCACAGAAGCCAAAAATGCTAAAACAGTTTTACGATTTTATCATAACTTTCGTTCTTTGATTCCTTTCGCTCAGACTTGTTTAAAATATGCTATTTACATTGGCACAGCTATTTTAGCTTTCCAACAAGTAGAATGGCTGAACTTTTTAATTGGTTATGGTCAGGCAGCATTGAGAATCGTTTCGATTGTTTTCGTTACCAAAATTGCTGTTAAAGTTGCTGATTTATTTATAGAATATATCTTACTTCAAGGTGATGATAACGAAGAAAAATATCGCCGCAGTTTAACCTTTGTTCCCTTAGGACAAAATTTCTGTAACTACTTTATTTATTTTTGGTCAGGATTTATTATCTTGCGCACAATTGATATGGACCCAACTCCCGTCCTTGCAGGTGCAGGAATTGTCGGTTTAGCTGTGGGTTTAGGCGCCCAAAACGTAATTGACGATGTGGTTAATGGGATTTCAATTTTGTTTCAAAACTATTATATAATTGGAGACTACATTCAAACAGATGATGGCGAAGGTGTAGTCGCCGAAGGGATAGTAGAAGCAATTGATTTAAGAACAACTCGTATTCGTGCTTTAACTGGTCAAGTTTATATCCTGCGGAATGGTAGTATTAACAAAATTGTCAACTATTCTAAGGATTATGTTTATGCAGTTGTCGAAGTGAGCGTGGATGCAGATGCTAACCTCGATCGCATTTATGCAATTCTTAGTGAAGTAGGGAAAAAAATTAAACAACAAAATAGTAATGTACTTAATGCTACTCGTATAGATGGTTTAGAAAATCTTGATAGCGAGGAGTTATTAATCAGTACATCAACCAAAGTGAAACCAGGAAAGCATATAGCAGTCCAGCGTCAACTGCGAAAAATGATTCGAGAGGCTTTGAATCAGGCAGATTTATCAAGCGAAACAGAGGTAAAAGAAAGCGATATTTCTTTGCCAGAAGTAAAGACAGATAAAGAAGAAAAAAGTCAAAGTCCTTTCAGTTTAGGGAAAAAACGCGATTAG
- a CDS encoding malic enzyme-like NAD(P)-binding protein → MVKLTPNPSFSLTIRLTYPNRAGMLASVAQAIADVGGNLGQVLLIEQTRKTYLREITVDAASTEHAEQIVAALKSLPDVQIVKVSDRTFDLHRGGKIHIQSRIPLTAQSDLAMAYTPGVGRICKAIAEDPEKVYSLTMKSNTVAIVTDGSAILGLGNLGPEAALPVMEGKAMLFKEFAGIDAFPICLATQDTETIVETVKNLAPVFGGVNLEDISAPRCFEIEQKLRQETNIPIFHDDQHGTAIVTLAALYNALKLVKKSLEEVRIVINGAGAAGVAIAHLLRKAGATTILMCDSKGILSTARNDLNAQKQEFAVAESGSLADAMKNSDIFIGVSVPGVVTPEMVKSMASDRIVMAMANPIPEIQPELVYDDVAVIATGRSDYPNQINNVLAFPGVFRGALDCRAAAITTNMYLEAAAAIASLISPHQLEPEHIIPSVFDERVVTAVSGAVQKAARQDGVARL, encoded by the coding sequence ATGGTCAAACTAACACCAAATCCAAGCTTCAGTTTAACGATTCGCCTAACATATCCCAATCGAGCCGGGATGTTAGCCAGTGTAGCCCAAGCGATCGCCGATGTGGGCGGTAACTTAGGACAAGTATTACTGATCGAACAAACCAGGAAAACCTACTTGCGTGAAATTACCGTTGACGCAGCAAGTACCGAACACGCCGAACAAATTGTTGCCGCCTTGAAAAGTTTACCAGACGTGCAAATCGTCAAAGTGTCCGATCGCACCTTCGATCTTCATCGCGGTGGCAAAATTCACATCCAGAGTCGGATCCCCCTAACCGCCCAATCCGACCTCGCAATGGCATATACTCCAGGAGTAGGACGAATTTGTAAAGCGATCGCCGAAGATCCCGAAAAAGTTTACTCGCTGACGATGAAAAGTAACACCGTCGCGATCGTTACTGATGGTAGCGCAATCCTCGGATTAGGTAATCTCGGACCCGAAGCAGCTTTACCAGTCATGGAAGGTAAAGCTATGCTCTTTAAAGAATTTGCTGGTATCGATGCCTTTCCCATCTGTTTAGCCACCCAAGACACCGAGACAATCGTCGAAACCGTGAAAAATCTCGCCCCAGTCTTTGGCGGTGTCAACCTCGAAGATATCAGCGCCCCACGCTGCTTTGAAATCGAACAAAAACTGCGACAAGAAACCAACATTCCCATCTTTCACGACGATCAACACGGAACCGCGATCGTCACTTTAGCCGCCTTATATAACGCCCTGAAACTGGTCAAAAAAAGCCTAGAAGAGGTGCGAATTGTAATTAACGGAGCCGGAGCCGCCGGAGTCGCGATCGCCCACCTCCTCCGCAAAGCAGGCGCAACCACCATTTTGATGTGCGACTCAAAAGGCATCCTTTCCACCGCCCGAAACGATCTCAACGCCCAGAAACAAGAATTTGCCGTTGCAGAAAGTGGTTCCCTCGCCGATGCCATGAAAAACTCAGATATCTTTATTGGTGTCAGCGTTCCCGGAGTAGTCACCCCAGAAATGGTGAAATCGATGGCTAGCGATCGCATCGTCATGGCAATGGCAAACCCAATCCCCGAAATTCAACCAGAATTAGTTTACGACGACGTAGCAGTTATTGCCACCGGACGCAGCGACTATCCCAACCAAATCAACAACGTCCTCGCCTTTCCCGGCGTATTTCGTGGCGCACTCGACTGTCGCGCCGCCGCCATTACCACCAATATGTATTTAGAAGCAGCAGCCGCGATCGCCTCATTAATTTCTCCCCACCAACTCGAACCCGAACATATTATCCCCTCCGTCTTTGACGAACGAGTGGTTACCGCCGTCTCCGGAGCCGTCCAAAAAGCCGCCCGTCAAGACGGAGTAGCCCGACTTTAG
- a CDS encoding SDH family Clp fold serine proteinase, whose amino-acid sequence MNFNFFDLFWVFLIFSSLQPWWQRRQLEYRRVKTIQEFEQERKSRVILLIHRQESISLLGIPLSRYISIEDSEQVLRAIRLTPDNVPIDLILHTPGGLVLATEQIARALIRHPSKVTVFVPHYAMSGGTMLALAADEIVMDANAVLGPVDPQLGNMPAASILQVVTEKPIEKIDDETLIMADLSKKAMNQVQRFVRTLLKDDIPEQKVAPEDIEKIVDTLTSGKITHDCPIAVEEATELGLPVTVGLPKIIYQLMDLYPQPQGGRPSVQYIPMPYKPYPALPESKGRPQE is encoded by the coding sequence ATGAACTTTAACTTTTTCGATTTATTTTGGGTGTTTCTCATCTTCTCTTCCCTGCAACCTTGGTGGCAGCGTCGTCAACTCGAATATCGTCGAGTCAAAACAATCCAAGAATTCGAGCAGGAACGCAAAAGCCGTGTAATCTTGCTCATTCACCGCCAAGAATCAATTAGCTTGCTCGGAATTCCCCTCTCGCGCTACATTTCTATCGAAGACTCAGAACAAGTATTACGAGCAATTCGCCTTACTCCAGATAACGTCCCCATCGACTTAATTCTCCATACCCCAGGAGGACTGGTATTAGCCACCGAACAAATTGCTAGGGCATTAATTCGTCATCCCTCCAAAGTAACTGTCTTTGTACCTCACTACGCCATGAGTGGCGGTACAATGCTCGCCTTAGCAGCAGATGAGATCGTCATGGATGCAAATGCAGTCTTAGGACCAGTCGATCCCCAACTTGGTAATATGCCAGCAGCTAGCATTTTGCAAGTAGTGACCGAAAAGCCAATTGAGAAAATCGACGACGAAACGCTGATTATGGCAGATTTATCGAAAAAAGCCATGAATCAAGTGCAACGTTTTGTCCGAACCTTACTTAAAGACGACATTCCGGAGCAAAAAGTCGCCCCAGAAGATATTGAGAAAATCGTCGATACCCTCACCAGTGGTAAAATTACCCACGATTGTCCGATCGCTGTAGAAGAAGCTACCGAATTAGGTTTACCCGTCACCGTCGGTTTACCCAAAATCATTTATCAACTGATGGATTTATATCCCCAACCCCAAGGTGGTCGTCCCTCTGTACAATATATTCCTATGCCCTACAAACCTTATCCAGCTTTACCAGAAAGCAAAGGTAGACCGCAAGAATAA
- the rimP gene encoding ribosome maturation factor RimP: MTHPLIPEIIELATPIAAELGLELVGAVFQTNRKPPVLRVDVRNLADDTSLDDCERMSRALEAQLDIQELISEPYVLEISSPGISRQLTTDREFISFKGFSVIIKTYTPYEGKKEWRGKLQGRDQETVYLNQKGRAIAIPRQLVAKVQLED, from the coding sequence ATGACTCATCCTCTAATACCCGAAATTATCGAGCTAGCGACACCAATCGCAGCAGAACTAGGTTTAGAATTAGTCGGCGCGGTTTTCCAGACGAACCGAAAACCGCCTGTATTGCGCGTGGACGTGCGTAATTTAGCTGATGACACCAGTTTAGATGACTGCGAACGGATGAGTAGAGCTTTAGAAGCACAATTAGATATTCAGGAATTAATTTCCGAACCCTACGTGCTAGAAATATCGAGTCCCGGTATTTCCAGACAGTTAACCACAGATCGAGAATTTATTTCCTTTAAAGGGTTTTCTGTCATTATCAAAACCTACACTCCCTATGAAGGAAAAAAAGAGTGGCGAGGAAAACTCCAAGGTAGAGACCAAGAGACAGTGTATCTCAACCAAAAAGGACGGGCGATCGCTATTCCTCGTCAACTCGTCGCCAAAGTGCAACTAGAAGATTAA
- the nusA gene encoding transcription termination factor NusA — protein sequence MSIVALPGLKKLIEEISQKHNLPKSAVQQALREALIKGYERYRRAQSLNRNQFSEDYFENFEVELDTEEEGFRILSTKVIVEEVDNTDHQISLEEVQQVASEAQTGDSVVLDVTPDQREFGRMAAIQTKQVLLQKLRDQQRKLIQEEFQDIENTVLQARVLRFERQSAIVAVSSSFGQPEVEAELPKREQLPNDNYRANATFKVYLKKVREGTQRGPQLIVSRASAGLVVYLFANEVPEIEDEVVRIVAVAREANPPSRQVGPRTKIAVDTLERDVDPVGACIGARGSRIQAVVNELRGEKIDVIRWSPDPATYIANALSPARVDRVLLVNPDERQALVLVPDNQLSLAIGKEGQNVRLAARLTGWKIDIKDTAKYDPEAEKQKQAAQAESIEETAQEDLDPLEIGIKKQSQQEFADFEDFEQEELEREFGADESE from the coding sequence ATGTCAATTGTTGCTTTACCAGGACTGAAAAAATTAATTGAAGAAATCTCTCAAAAACACAATTTACCCAAATCTGCCGTCCAGCAAGCATTACGAGAAGCGTTAATCAAAGGATACGAACGCTATCGTCGCGCTCAAAGTTTAAATCGCAACCAATTTAGCGAAGATTATTTTGAGAACTTTGAAGTCGAACTGGATACAGAAGAAGAAGGTTTTCGGATTCTCTCAACCAAGGTAATTGTCGAAGAAGTTGATAATACCGATCATCAAATTTCCCTCGAAGAAGTTCAGCAAGTAGCATCCGAAGCACAAACCGGGGATTCAGTAGTCTTAGATGTTACCCCAGATCAAAGAGAATTTGGTCGGATGGCAGCAATTCAAACCAAGCAAGTCCTGCTGCAAAAACTTCGGGATCAGCAGCGTAAATTGATTCAAGAAGAATTTCAGGACATTGAAAACACGGTTTTGCAAGCCAGAGTATTAAGATTTGAGAGACAATCAGCGATCGTGGCTGTGAGTAGTTCCTTTGGTCAACCAGAAGTAGAAGCCGAATTGCCCAAACGCGAACAACTTCCCAACGATAACTATCGAGCTAATGCGACATTTAAGGTTTATCTGAAAAAAGTGCGCGAAGGAACCCAACGCGGTCCGCAATTAATCGTTTCCAGAGCATCTGCTGGTTTAGTAGTTTATTTATTCGCCAACGAAGTACCAGAAATTGAAGACGAAGTTGTCAGAATTGTCGCCGTAGCTAGAGAAGCTAATCCTCCCTCTCGTCAAGTCGGTCCCCGCACGAAAATTGCTGTAGACACCCTAGAGCGAGATGTCGATCCAGTAGGTGCTTGTATTGGTGCAAGAGGATCGCGCATCCAAGCAGTAGTAAACGAACTACGCGGTGAGAAAATTGACGTTATTCGTTGGTCTCCCGATCCCGCTACCTACATTGCCAACGCCCTCAGTCCCGCCCGCGTCGATCGAGTATTATTAGTTAATCCTGACGAACGTCAGGCATTAGTTCTTGTACCAGATAACCAACTAAGTTTAGCGATCGGAAAAGAAGGACAAAATGTGCGCCTTGCTGCCCGTCTTACAGGCTGGAAAATTGATATCAAAGATACCGCGAAGTACGATCCTGAAGCTGAAAAACAAAAACAAGCAGCTCAAGCTGAATCGATCGAAGAAACAGCACAAGAAGATTTAGATCCTTTAGAAATAGGGATAAAAAAACAGTCTCAGCAAGAATTTGCTGATTTTGAGGACTTTGAGCAAGAAGAACTAGAGAGGGAATTTGGCGCAGACGAATCAGAATAG